In the Moraxella osloensis genome, GGCAACAATCCAGAAGGTCGTAAAGTTAAAGGTGTGATACATTGGGTTTCAGCCAGTCTAGGTGTACCCGCGAAGGTACGTCTGTATGAGCAGCTGTTTACCCAAGAAGACCCTGCCAAAATTGACATCAATAATTTAGCGGCAGAGATTAATCCCAATTCACTACGTGAAGTAGATGCCATTGTCGAGCCTTCTTTATCACAAGTCAATGCAGGCGAGCGTTTCCAATTTGAACGCGAAGGGTTTTTTGTGGCAGATAGTAAAGATTATTCACCAGAGCATTTGGTGTTTAACCGTATTGTGACCCTAAAAGATAGTTTCAAACCATAAATCATCTTTAACCTATTCATCAGCTGGCATAGCAATATGTCAGCTTTTTTTGTAAAAGGATATCTTAACCTATTGTTACTTATGGTTTTATTATTGTATTAGCTAGACGGTTTTGTTATTTTTTTACATGCGTCATATTTGTACTGTGCTAAACTACTCATCGTAAATTTAAGTCAGTCTTGCGTAATCAATCCGTTATTCTTGTTAGATTTTGTAACTTTTAACGGCTTGATTTTAATGGCTACTAGGCTTAAAGTATCGTTGTTCAGGTATTTTTCGTAAAAATATTGGTAGTTTTGGTAACTGTATGCTTTATCCAACAGCAAGTTAACCATGATTTGATTGAGAGTGTTAAAATGAAAACATTGTTAAAGAAAACGTTGTTAGGTGCTGTCATTGCACTGGTTGGCGTACAAAGTAATGCTGAATTAAATATGCAGACAGGTAGCCAGGCTAAAGTTAGTTGGGGTGGGCAGGGTAGTTTAGACAAAGCCCGTGCCATCATGTATAACAGCACGCCACAGACAACAAGTTTTAATAGCAGTAATTATAATAGCTATAACAATGCATACAGTGAGGATGAAAGCTACAATCCTGCATGGTCTCAAGATAGCACACGGGCTTCGGGCAGCTATTTTGCCAATTCCAAAGGTGCTTTGGTAGTGGATGCGTTAACCGGCAATACCATTTATGAAAAAAATGCTGATATCGCCCGTCCCATTGCCTCAATCAGTAAATTGATGACGGCTGTGGTGGTGGCGGAATCAGGCGCTAACATGAGCGAAACATTGACGATTAGTCCCTTAGATTTCAAAACCCCAAAACAATCGGGTAGTGACCGTCTAAAAGTTGGCGATCAGCTTAATCGTGCTGAAATGCTACTCATGATGATGATGAAATCAGAAAATCCCGCGGCTAAAGCATTAGCACGTACTGACCCTATGGGCTATGACAATTTCATCAGCCGTATGAACCAAAAAGCGCGTGAATTGGGGATGACGCAAACCCATTTTTATGACCCATCAGGTCTAGACTCTCGTAATGTGGCATCACCGCGTGATTTGGCAATTCTTGCCCGTTATGCACAAAAGATGAACTTAGTCACCCAGTTTAGTACTACGCCTAGCCGTCAGTTCGGTGTATATAATATCAATTCGGGGTTTCGAACCGTAGCCGCTCGCAGTACCAATTACATGGTGCGTGATGGGTTATATAATATTGGTTTGTCAAAAACAGGGTATATTCGTGAAGCAGGCAACTGTGTTTTATTTGAAACCAATGTTGGTAATCGTCCAGCCATTGTCGTATTACTCGGTGCAAGTGATTCAAAAACCCGCTGGAACGATGCAGAAAACATAATTGCTAACTTAAGCATGCGCCGATTCACCTAAACAAGTCGCAATTTACTGACTAATTTTTTGATAAAAAAGCAAGGATAACTGTCCTTGCTTTTTTTCTTGCTTTTTTTATAGGCACAAAACTACCAAAACCAGCTATTTGGCGTATTTGACAAGCTATTTAGCGTGTTTCATACAGGTGGTGGCAAAGGGTACCGCTTCCAGACGCTCGGGCTCGATTTCTTCACCGCTGACGGTGCAAATACCGTAAGTCCCATTTTCGATACGAAGTAAGGCATTATTCACCAATTCAAGGTTTTGCTGGGCTTCGACTAGTAAGTTTTTACGTACATCGTTTTGCTCATTAATCACCGCTTGGTCGTCCCAATCTTGGGTCATATCCGTATCAGGATTTTGCATATCATGTTGGATTTTATGCACGCGAGTTTGGTATTCTTGTTTTAGGTCAAGTAATCGTTGTTTTGCTTTGTCAAGGTCAACCATACGGCCTCCAATTTGATAATAAAATATTGAACGCAGTGCTGCATTCATGTTTTTGTTCTTATAAGCTTATCATCAAGACCCTTCTTAATAAAGTAGTAATATAGTAGTAATACCGTGTTATCACCTTGCGTGGCGTTAGTTGATAGCACCAATAATGTTAAAAATACTCAAAATATGCTAATCTACGCTTATTTTTTCATTCAATTTTTGTTGTCATGTGACAACGTTTTATCAACCCCTACGGGTCACCATCCTGTTATTAACTTAGAGGTTAATCCATGCAATTTGCTCGTTTAAACGATATTGATGTTTCTGACAAAACAGTTTTAATCCGCGAAGATTTAAATGTACCGTTAAAAGATGGCAAAATTGCCAATGATGCCCGCTTAAAAGCAAGCTTACCCACTA is a window encoding:
- a CDS encoding TraR/DksA family transcriptional regulator translates to MVDLDKAKQRLLDLKQEYQTRVHKIQHDMQNPDTDMTQDWDDQAVINEQNDVRKNLLVEAQQNLELVNNALLRIENGTYGICTVSGEEIEPERLEAVPFATTCMKHAK
- a CDS encoding D-alanyl-D-alanine carboxypeptidase family protein is translated as MKTLLKKTLLGAVIALVGVQSNAELNMQTGSQAKVSWGGQGSLDKARAIMYNSTPQTTSFNSSNYNSYNNAYSEDESYNPAWSQDSTRASGSYFANSKGALVVDALTGNTIYEKNADIARPIASISKLMTAVVVAESGANMSETLTISPLDFKTPKQSGSDRLKVGDQLNRAEMLLMMMMKSENPAAKALARTDPMGYDNFISRMNQKARELGMTQTHFYDPSGLDSRNVASPRDLAILARYAQKMNLVTQFSTTPSRQFGVYNINSGFRTVAARSTNYMVRDGLYNIGLSKTGYIREAGNCVLFETNVGNRPAIVVLLGASDSKTRWNDAENIIANLSMRRFT